A region from the Silene latifolia isolate original U9 population chromosome 7, ASM4854445v1, whole genome shotgun sequence genome encodes:
- the LOC141590439 gene encoding pathogenesis-related protein PR-1-like yields MSYPTILTFLLLPFIFGAAVPASPNEWLAPHNNARKAVGLSPLRWDATLANYAKKYGNQVRKVCSMAHSSGYYGENIYWSSDKRSTPGQAVAGWVSEKRGYNRVKNTCSIGDCGHYTQIVWKSTTRVGCARVVCEGGRGGVLFVCEYNPPGNFVGERPY; encoded by the coding sequence ATGAGTTATCCTACAATTCTCACATTTCTTTTGTTGCCCTTTATATTCGGGGCAGCCGTTCCTGCTAGTCCTAACGAATGGCTAGCTCCACACAACAATGCTCGAAAGGCGGTTGGGTTATCGCCTTTAAGATGGGACGCTACGCTAGCCAACTATGCCAAGAAATATGGGAACCAAGTAAGAAAGGTTTGTTCAATGGCCCACTCGAGTGGATACTACGGTGAGAACATTTATTGGAGTAGTGACAAGAGGTCTACCCCGGGTCAGGCTGTGGCCGGGTGGGTATCCGAAAAGCGAGGGTATAATCGTGTAAAAAACACGTGTAGTATCGGAGATTGTGGGCATTATACGCAAATTGTGTGGAAGAGTACTACAAGAGTTGGGTGTGCTAGGGTGGTTTGTGAAGGTGGACGTGGTGGTGTTCTTTTTGTTTGTGAGTATAACCCTCCTGGGAATTTCGTTGGGGAAAGACCTTACTAA
- the LOC141592438 gene encoding replication protein A 32 kDa subunit B-like isoform X1 has translation MMYGSQFDGSSAFAGGGFMPSQATQSADSSFAPSKNRDAQALVPLTVKQINEALLTSEDRSNFIVDGVDVNNVVTIVGMVFNKVERVTDIGFALDDGTGRIDVHRWVNEAYDTKETENIMDGMYIRVHANLKGFQGKRQLVAFATRPITDFNEITFHFMECIYVHFYNTRLRAATPPVDGQSMPSVNGTPFRGHQGALQNQFAGHVADLRGLDQRVFEHLNLPENLARERGVHINELVQKLNAPLEKIMESMMPLVNEGLIYSTIDEDHFKSAANA, from the exons ATGATGTACGGAAGTCAATTTGACGGAAGTTCCGCCTTCGCCGGCGGTGGTTTCATGCCTTCTCAAGCTACTCAGTCCGCCGATTCTTCATTTGCTCCCTCCAAA AATCGTGATGCGCAAGCGTTAGTGCCTTTGACTGTGAAACAGATTAACGAGGCGCTTTTGACTTCGGAGGATAGGTCGAATTTCATCGTTGATGGTGTCGATGTCAACAATGTA GTGACGATTGTTGGGATGGTTTTCAACAAGGTTGAAAGGGTCACTGACATCGGCTTTGCTCTTGATGACGGAACCGGGAGGATTGATGTTCATAGATG GGTCAATGAAGCATACGACACTAAAGAAACTGAGAATATCAT GGATGGCATGTACATACGTGTTCATGCAAATTTGAAAGGGTTTCAAGGTAAAAGACAACTTGTTGCGTTTGCTACTAG GCCTATTACTGACTTCAATGAAATTACGTTCCACTTCATGGAGTGCATCTATGTTCATTTCTATAATACCAGATTGCGG GCAGCTACTCCCCCTGTAGATGGTCAATCGATGCCATCCGTTAATGGTACTCCTTTCAGAGGACATCAAGGTGCACTGCAAAACCAA TTTGCTGGACATGTTGCTGATCTTAGGGGTCTTGATCAAAGGGTGTTTGAACATTTGAATCTACCTGAAAATCT GGCAAGGGAAAGAGGAGTGCACATCAACGAGTTAGTCCAGAAACTTAATGCTCCTCTTGAAAAGATCAT GGAGTCGATGATGCCTCTAGTGAATGAAGGCCTGATCTACTCAACAATTGATGAGGACCATTTCAAGTCCGCCGCCAATGCATGA
- the LOC141590436 gene encoding uncharacterized protein LOC141590436, which translates to MVEQVHIIRQKMRAAQDRQKSYADLKRSEIEFAVGDKVLLKVSPIKGVMRFGKRGKLSQKYIGPYEILDRVGEMAYRLALPLALARVHNIFHVSQLNKYVSDPTHVLAAETVEMDENLSYEEVAKEILDRKRRRTRNSEVSLVKVLWSNNNLEEATWVVEAEMREKYPHLFA; encoded by the coding sequence ATGGTTGAACAAGTACATATAATTAGACAGAAGATGAGAGCTGCACAAGATCggcagaagagttatgcagacttgAAAAGGAGTGAGATTGAGTTTGCAGTAGGAGACAAAGTGTTATTAAAAGTATCACCAATAAAGGGAGTGATGCGGTTTGGTAAAAGAggaaagctgagtcagaagtacaTAGGACCTTACGAGATTTTAGACAGGGTTGGTGAAATGGCATATCGTCTTGCACTACCACTAGCTTTGGCAAGAGTACATAATATTTTTCATGTCTCACAGTTGAataagtatgtgagtgatcctacaCATGTGTTAGCAGCTGAGACAGTTGAGATGGATGAGAATTTGTCTTATGAGGAGGTGGCTAAGGAGATTTTGGACAGAAAAAGGAGAAGGACTAGAAATAGTGAGGTTTCTTTGGTAAAAGTTTTATGGTCTAATAATAATctagaggaagctacttgggtAGTTGAAGCTGAGATGAGGGAGAAGTATCCTCATTTGTTTGCGTAA
- the LOC141592438 gene encoding replication protein A 32 kDa subunit B-like isoform X2, whose amino-acid sequence MMYGSQFDGSSAFAGGGFMPSQATQSADSSFAPSKNRDAQALVPLTVKQINEALLTSEDRSNFIVDGVDVNNVTIVGMVFNKVERVTDIGFALDDGTGRIDVHRWVNEAYDTKETENIMDGMYIRVHANLKGFQGKRQLVAFATRPITDFNEITFHFMECIYVHFYNTRLRAATPPVDGQSMPSVNGTPFRGHQGALQNQFAGHVADLRGLDQRVFEHLNLPENLARERGVHINELVQKLNAPLEKIMESMMPLVNEGLIYSTIDEDHFKSAANA is encoded by the exons ATGATGTACGGAAGTCAATTTGACGGAAGTTCCGCCTTCGCCGGCGGTGGTTTCATGCCTTCTCAAGCTACTCAGTCCGCCGATTCTTCATTTGCTCCCTCCAAA AATCGTGATGCGCAAGCGTTAGTGCCTTTGACTGTGAAACAGATTAACGAGGCGCTTTTGACTTCGGAGGATAGGTCGAATTTCATCGTTGATGGTGTCGATGTCAACAAT GTGACGATTGTTGGGATGGTTTTCAACAAGGTTGAAAGGGTCACTGACATCGGCTTTGCTCTTGATGACGGAACCGGGAGGATTGATGTTCATAGATG GGTCAATGAAGCATACGACACTAAAGAAACTGAGAATATCAT GGATGGCATGTACATACGTGTTCATGCAAATTTGAAAGGGTTTCAAGGTAAAAGACAACTTGTTGCGTTTGCTACTAG GCCTATTACTGACTTCAATGAAATTACGTTCCACTTCATGGAGTGCATCTATGTTCATTTCTATAATACCAGATTGCGG GCAGCTACTCCCCCTGTAGATGGTCAATCGATGCCATCCGTTAATGGTACTCCTTTCAGAGGACATCAAGGTGCACTGCAAAACCAA TTTGCTGGACATGTTGCTGATCTTAGGGGTCTTGATCAAAGGGTGTTTGAACATTTGAATCTACCTGAAAATCT GGCAAGGGAAAGAGGAGTGCACATCAACGAGTTAGTCCAGAAACTTAATGCTCCTCTTGAAAAGATCAT GGAGTCGATGATGCCTCTAGTGAATGAAGGCCTGATCTACTCAACAATTGATGAGGACCATTTCAAGTCCGCCGCCAATGCATGA
- the LOC141592440 gene encoding pathogenesis-related protein PR-1-like — protein MKHHFLSYFTFIILFLYQKHSISSLETEGVMSTNLHKLTVQNPSEITSIEPQPMSPNNKYAQIYNISRQLCLSCLGESLEFLIYHNIVRAKKFEFPLIYDTQLENYAKWWAGQRSQDCALEHSFPEGGFKLGENIYWGSGALWRPKDAVDAWASEEKYYDYESNTCVQGQMCGHYTQIVWSKTRRVGCARVICEDGDVFMTCNYDPPGNYVGERPY, from the coding sequence ATGAAACACCACTTCCTTTCTTACTTCACCTTCATAATCCTCTTCCTTTACCAAAAACACTCAATTTCCTCTTTAGAAACTGAAGGAGTTATGTCCACTAACCTACACAAATTGACGGTACAAAACCCCTCAGAAATCACCTCAATAGAACCACAACCCATGTCACCAAATAACAAGTACGCACAAATTTACAATATCTCAAGGCAACTATGCCTAAGTTGCTTAGGAGAATCCTTAGAATTCCTAATCTACCACAACATAGTTCGAGCCAAAAAATTTGAGTTCCCGCTCATTTACGACACACAGCTTGAAAACTACGCAAAGTGGTGGGCAGGGCAAAGGAGTCAAGATTGTGCACTTGAGCACTCGTTCCCGGAGGGCGGGTTCAAGCTTGGGGAGAACATATATTGGGGTAGTGGCGCGCTATGGAGGCCTAAGGACGCCGTTGATGCATGGGCTAGTGAGGAGAAGTACTATGATTATGAGTCTAATACTTGTGTTCAAGGCCAAATGTGTGGGCATTATACCCAAATTGTATGGAGTAAGACTAGGAGAGTTGGGTGTGCTAGGGTTATTTGTGAGGATGGGGACGTTTTTATGACTTGTAATTATGATCCACCGGGGAATTATGTTGGTGAACGTCCTTATTGA